A single Thunnus thynnus chromosome 6, fThuThy2.1, whole genome shotgun sequence DNA region contains:
- the adora1b gene encoding adenosine receptor A1b — MPGALLSAESLYIGMEVVIALASVIGNVMVVWAVKINKSLRDTTFCFIVSLALADIAVGALVIPLAITISIGLQTHFYSCLLVACTVLVLTQSSILALLAIAIDRYLRVKIPTRYKRVVTPRRAGLAVVICWTVAFIVGFTPMLGWNNLRRLQQNGSISSDLVITCQFENVISMDYMVYFNFFGWVLPPLLLMLVIYAEIFYMIHKQLNSKKFTTSHTDPNKYYDKELNLAKSLALVLFLFAISWLPLHIINCITLFCPECKKPIVLIYIAILLTHGNSAVNPIVYAFRIKKFRTAFQKIWQQYFCCKDTPALEIQPSDRKEMPNPEPKQETPPQPPQPPQPPQSPQSPQPPQSPQSPQSPQSPQMETLKSDPPQQEPPPPEQQQDQRTEPPQQPKEHPPLLEHNAV, encoded by the exons ATGCCCGGGGCACTTCTATCAGCGGAGTCGCTCTATATAGGGATGGAGGTGGTGATTGCACTCGCGTCTGTAATCGGGAATGTGATGGTGGTTTGGGCGGTGAAAATTAATAAATCGTTGCGAGATACCACGTTTTGTTTTATCGTGTCCCTGGCTCTGGCGGATATTGCAGTGGGAGCCCTCGTCATCCCTTTGGCCATTACTATCAGCATCGGACTTCAAACTCACTTTTACAGTTGCCTGCTAGTGGCGTGCACGGTGCTGGTGCTGACGCAAAGTTCAATCCTGGCCCTTCTGGCCATCGCAATTGACCGCTATCTCAGGGTCAAGATCCCGACCAG GTACAAGCGGGTGGTGACCCCTCGGAGAGCGGGACTGGCGGTGGTGATATGCTGGACGGTGGCTTTCATTGTGGGGTTCACTCCCATGTTAGGCTGGAACAACCTGAGGCGTCTGCAGCAGAACGGCTCCATCAGCTCTGACCTCGTTATTACCTGCCAGTTCGAAAATGTCATCAGCATGGACTACATGGtctatttcaatttttttggcTGGGTGCTGCCACCGCTGTTGCTCATGCTGGTTATCTATGCAGAGATCTTCTACATGATCCACAAGCAACTTAACAGTAAAAAGTTCACCACCAGTCACACAGACCCCAACAAATACTATGACAAGGAGCTGAATCTTGCCAAATCTCTGGCTCTGgttctttttctctttgccaTCAGCTGGCTGCCTCTTCATATCATCAACTGCATCACACTGTTCTGTCCAGAGTGCAAGAAGCCCATAGTCCTCATCTACATCGCCATCCTGCTCACCCACGGTAACTCTGCTGTCAACCCAATTGTCTACGCTTTCCGCATTAAGAAGTTCCGCACAGCTTTCCAGAAAATCTGGCAGCAATACTTTTGCTGCAAGGACACACCAGCTCTGGAGATTCAGCCCAGCGACAGGAAAGAGATGCCGAATCCAGAGCCAAAGCAGGAGACGCCACCACAGCCCCCACAGCCCCCTCAGCCCCCTCAGTCCCCTCAGTCCCCTCAGCCCCCTCAGTCCCCTCAGTCCCCTCAGTCCCCTCAGTCCCCTCAGATGGAAACCTTAAAGTCTGACCCCCCACAACAGGAGCCACCTCcacctgagcagcagcaggaccaGAGGACCGAACCACCGCAACAACCTAAAGAACATCCACCCTTACTGGAGCATAACGCAGTTTAA